Proteins encoded by one window of Kiritimatiellia bacterium:
- the tpiA gene encoding triose-phosphate isomerase encodes MTAMRTPIVAGNWKMHKTAREAAALAAEIRGALAGFAAVECVLCPPFTSLRAVREVIADTPIRLGAQNVHWENSGAFTGEISAAMLVEEGCRYVIVGHSERRQYFGETDDTVNRRARAALAAGLCPIVCVGETLAEREAGQTLSVIERQVRAGLAGLVGADWDRLVIAYEPVWAIGTGRTATAAQAQEVHALIRRLLGDLAGGAASRVRIQYGGSVKPENAAELFRQPDVDGGLIGGASLQAASFAAIVRAAAR; translated from the coding sequence ATGACCGCGATGCGTACGCCGATTGTGGCCGGCAATTGGAAGATGCATAAAACCGCCCGTGAGGCCGCCGCGCTCGCCGCGGAGATCCGGGGCGCGCTGGCAGGCTTTGCCGCCGTGGAATGTGTGCTCTGCCCGCCGTTCACGAGCCTTCGGGCGGTGCGCGAGGTGATTGCGGATACCCCGATCCGGCTTGGCGCGCAGAACGTGCACTGGGAGAACTCAGGCGCGTTCACGGGGGAAATCTCCGCGGCCATGCTGGTGGAGGAAGGATGCCGATATGTGATCGTCGGCCACAGCGAGCGCCGGCAGTACTTTGGAGAAACGGATGACACGGTGAACCGCCGCGCGCGCGCGGCGCTGGCGGCGGGGCTGTGCCCGATCGTGTGTGTCGGCGAAACGCTCGCGGAGCGTGAAGCCGGCCAGACGCTCTCGGTGATTGAACGCCAGGTGCGCGCGGGCCTGGCAGGGCTAGTGGGCGCGGATTGGGACCGGTTGGTGATCGCGTACGAACCGGTCTGGGCGATCGGCACTGGCCGCACCGCAACCGCCGCGCAGGCACAAGAAGTGCATGCGCTCATCCGCCGGTTGCTGGGCGATCTGGCCGGCGGGGCGGCGTCGAGGGTCCGCATTCAGTACGGCGGTAGCGTGAAGCCGGAAAATGCGGCGGAACTGTTCCGCCAGCCCGATGTGGACGGCGGGTTGATCGGTGGCGCCTCATTGCAGGCCGCCTCGTTCGCCGCGATCGTGCGCGCGGCGGCGCGTTGA
- the secG gene encoding preprotein translocase subunit SecG, which yields MEVLRGLLVVIEALLSLMVIGVILLQKSREQGLGLAFGANIGETIFGSRAGNVLTRATIWLASLFMINTVVLAILFSGRRESLLEKAEGARATTEQPARPASATPAPAQPGTAPAPTAPAAGTPITVPVTVPAPTVSPAPASSPDAAASTPPPSPQPAPPTP from the coding sequence ATGGAGGTTCTGAGAGGTTTGCTGGTGGTGATCGAGGCGCTACTGAGCCTGATGGTGATTGGTGTGATCCTGCTGCAGAAATCGCGGGAGCAGGGGCTTGGCCTCGCGTTCGGCGCGAACATCGGCGAGACGATCTTCGGTTCCCGGGCCGGCAATGTGCTGACGCGCGCGACGATCTGGCTCGCCTCCCTGTTCATGATCAACACGGTTGTGCTGGCGATCCTCTTCAGCGGGCGGCGCGAAAGCCTGTTGGAAAAAGCCGAGGGAGCACGCGCAACCACCGAGCAACCCGCACGACCGGCCTCCGCCACCCCGGCACCGGCGCAGCCGGGCACCGCCCCTGCGCCGACTGCACCCGCCGCTGGAACGCCGATTACCGTGCCAGTGACCGTGCCGGCGCCCACGGTTTCGCCGGCCCCGGCCTCATCCCCAGATGCTGCGGCGTCCACCCCGCCGCCGTCGCCTCAACCGGCGCCGCCAACTCCGTAG
- the pdxH gene encoding pyridoxamine 5'-phosphate oxidase — protein MSVIARIAGLPGVVFGLHERALDPNPIRQFHRWLAFARRAGCFWPTSFCLSTVGLDGRPAGRMMLLKGADERGFAFYTHVVGRKAEELRQVPHAAMTFHWNELIRQVRVEGRVEPIPREEAEAYFATRPRMSQIGAWASRQSQPLASRREFLERCREIGRRFRGREIPLPPHWGGYRVVPATIEFWQGRPNRLHDRFRYTRTGGGTWTIERLYP, from the coding sequence ATGTCCGTGATCGCCAGAATCGCCGGCCTGCCGGGCGTAGTGTTCGGCCTCCACGAGCGCGCGCTGGATCCGAATCCGATCCGTCAGTTTCACCGCTGGCTGGCCTTTGCGCGTCGCGCCGGCTGTTTCTGGCCCACCTCGTTCTGCCTGTCCACCGTCGGTCTGGACGGACGCCCGGCCGGCCGCATGATGCTGCTGAAAGGAGCTGACGAGCGCGGATTCGCCTTCTACACGCATGTGGTCGGTCGCAAGGCGGAAGAGCTCCGCCAAGTCCCCCACGCCGCAATGACCTTCCACTGGAACGAACTCATTCGGCAAGTCCGTGTCGAGGGCCGAGTAGAGCCCATCCCCCGGGAGGAGGCCGAGGCGTACTTCGCCACTCGTCCTCGCATGAGTCAGATCGGTGCATGGGCCTCGCGCCAGAGCCAGCCGCTCGCGTCGCGTCGCGAGTTTCTCGAACGGTGCCGCGAGATCGGCCGTCGCTTCCGCGGCCGCGAGATACCGTTGCCGCCCCACTGGGGCGGCTACCGCGTGGTGCCGGCGACGATCGAGTTCTGGCAGGGCCGACCCAATCGGCTGCACGACCGTTTCCGATATACGCGGACGGGCGGTGGCACCTGGACGATCGAACGGCTCTACCCGTGA
- a CDS encoding secondary thiamine-phosphate synthase enzyme YjbQ codes for MKSYRHELTFHTPTRRAFLNITPQVEEAVRASGVREGLCLVNAMHITASVFINDDERGLHQDFERWLERLAPEKPYDQYAHNGAEDNADAHLKRQIMGREVVVAITNGRLDFGPWEQIFYGEFDGRRPKRVLIKIIGE; via the coding sequence ATGAAAAGCTACCGTCACGAACTGACCTTCCACACCCCAACCCGCCGCGCCTTTCTGAACATCACACCACAGGTCGAGGAGGCGGTGCGCGCCAGCGGCGTGCGGGAAGGACTGTGCCTCGTCAACGCGATGCACATCACCGCCAGCGTGTTCATCAACGACGACGAGCGCGGCCTCCACCAGGACTTCGAGCGCTGGCTCGAACGTCTCGCGCCGGAGAAACCCTATGACCAGTACGCCCATAACGGTGCGGAGGACAATGCCGACGCGCACCTGAAGCGCCAGATCATGGGGCGCGAAGTCGTTGTCGCGATCACCAACGGCCGGCTGGATTTCGGCCCGTGGGAGCAGATTTTCTACGGTGAATTTGACGGTCGTCGCCCGAAGCGCGTGCTGATCAAGATCATTGGGGAGTAA
- the ilvC gene encoding ketol-acid reductoisomerase yields the protein MAVIDFGGVKETVVTRKEFPLSRARRVLREETVAVIGYGVQGPAQALNMKDNGIRVIVGQSRQFPKDWDRAVADGWKPGETLFDVEEACARGTIIQLLVSDAAQRVVWPTVRPHLTPGKALYFSHGFSITYRKYTGVVPPRDVDVIMVAPKGSGLNVRRNFLTGAGINSSYAIFQDATGRAEERCLAIGIAIGSGYLFPTTFEHETVSDLTGERGVLMGALAGIMEAQYEVLRANGHSPSEAFNETVEELTQSLIRLVDEKGMDWMFVNCSATAQRGALDWKPRFKKATLPVFRELYRRVKSGAEALHVIRTCSRPGYAERVAKELAALRDSEMWRAGAAVRALRPKEPARPITKGTKGVGGRSY from the coding sequence ATGGCAGTGATTGATTTCGGCGGCGTGAAGGAAACGGTCGTGACTCGCAAAGAGTTTCCCCTTTCCCGCGCCCGGCGTGTGCTGCGCGAGGAAACGGTGGCCGTAATCGGCTATGGCGTGCAAGGCCCCGCCCAGGCGCTGAACATGAAAGACAACGGCATCCGCGTGATCGTCGGCCAGTCGCGCCAGTTCCCGAAGGACTGGGACCGCGCGGTCGCGGACGGCTGGAAGCCCGGGGAGACGCTGTTCGATGTCGAGGAAGCCTGCGCGCGCGGCACGATCATTCAGCTGCTCGTGTCCGACGCGGCGCAGCGCGTCGTGTGGCCGACGGTCCGGCCCCATCTGACGCCGGGAAAGGCGCTGTATTTCTCCCACGGCTTCTCGATCACCTATCGGAAGTACACCGGGGTCGTGCCGCCCCGGGACGTGGATGTGATCATGGTCGCGCCGAAAGGCTCCGGGCTGAATGTGCGGCGAAACTTCCTCACCGGCGCGGGCATCAACTCGAGCTACGCGATCTTCCAGGATGCGACCGGCCGTGCGGAAGAACGTTGTCTGGCGATTGGCATCGCGATCGGCTCCGGCTACCTCTTTCCGACCACGTTCGAGCACGAGACGGTCAGCGATCTGACCGGCGAACGAGGAGTGCTGATGGGCGCGCTCGCCGGCATCATGGAGGCGCAGTACGAGGTGCTGCGCGCGAACGGCCACTCCCCCAGCGAGGCGTTCAACGAAACCGTCGAAGAGCTCACCCAGAGCCTGATCCGGCTCGTGGACGAAAAGGGCATGGACTGGATGTTTGTGAACTGCTCCGCGACCGCGCAGCGCGGCGCGCTCGACTGGAAACCCCGCTTCAAAAAAGCGACGCTGCCGGTGTTCCGCGAGCTTTACCGGCGTGTGAAGAGCGGCGCGGAGGCGCTGCATGTGATCCGCACCTGCAGCCGGCCCGGCTACGCAGAGCGAGTTGCAAAAGAACTGGCCGCACTCCGCGACTCGGAGATGTGGCGCGCTGGCGCGGCCGTCCGTGCGCTGCGCCCAAAGGAGCCCGCCCGTCCAATCACTAAGGGCACGAAAGGCGTCGGCGGCCGCTCGTACTGA
- a CDS encoding thioredoxin family protein: MSRAVLLEAIAGRTTPRPAWVPYVGCHGGRLIGRPADEYLRSADLIVQGLTTAAALYRPDGLPVMFDLQLEAELLGCRLHWAPDVPPSVVDHPLETRPLNSLPPFDAASGRLAVAFDALATLRERFGDEIGWYGLVCGPFTLANHLRGHSLFFDICDEPARVDELMAFCRDIAIRSATAWIAAGADVIAIVDPMVSQISSEDFERFVVPPLNEVFDAVRARARPVSLFVCGDVSRNLEAMCRTRADHIAVDEQISIPRLRQLCAAAGKSFGGNLRLTSVLLLGRPDDARREALEVMDAAGPTGFVLAPGCDLPYATPPANLRAVAEMVHDPYARETARATLGTRPDEDFDDVALPDYAAVDGVVLDVITLDSTSCAPCQYMMEAVRRAAEASGCRCFINEHKIKVREGLGVMKKLGVRNLPTVCIDGEVRFASIIPDPNQLIAAIRDAAARRAVSARGDAPASR, encoded by the coding sequence GTGAGCCGGGCCGTACTGTTGGAGGCGATCGCCGGCCGTACCACTCCTCGTCCAGCCTGGGTTCCGTACGTGGGCTGCCACGGCGGACGGCTGATCGGCCGCCCCGCCGACGAGTACCTGCGCAGCGCCGATCTCATTGTGCAGGGTCTCACTACCGCCGCCGCGCTCTACCGTCCCGACGGACTGCCGGTGATGTTTGACCTGCAGCTCGAGGCGGAGCTGCTCGGCTGCCGGCTCCACTGGGCGCCAGACGTGCCACCCTCGGTGGTGGATCACCCGCTGGAAACCCGGCCACTGAACTCGTTGCCGCCGTTCGATGCCGCCAGTGGTCGTCTGGCGGTCGCGTTCGACGCGCTCGCCACGCTCCGCGAGCGCTTCGGCGACGAAATCGGCTGGTACGGCCTCGTCTGCGGCCCATTCACCCTCGCCAACCACTTGCGCGGCCACTCGCTGTTTTTCGACATCTGTGATGAGCCCGCCCGCGTGGACGAGCTGATGGCGTTCTGCCGGGACATCGCGATCCGCTCCGCCACCGCGTGGATTGCCGCCGGCGCCGATGTGATCGCGATCGTGGACCCGATGGTCAGCCAGATCTCCAGCGAGGATTTTGAGCGGTTTGTCGTGCCGCCCCTGAACGAGGTGTTCGACGCGGTCCGCGCGCGCGCCCGGCCGGTTTCGTTGTTCGTCTGTGGTGACGTCTCGCGCAACCTCGAGGCGATGTGCCGGACCCGAGCCGACCACATCGCGGTGGATGAGCAGATCTCCATACCCCGGCTCCGGCAATTGTGCGCGGCGGCCGGCAAATCGTTCGGCGGCAACCTGCGCCTCACATCGGTGCTGCTGCTTGGCCGACCGGACGACGCACGGCGGGAGGCGCTCGAGGTGATGGATGCCGCCGGCCCGACGGGCTTCGTGCTGGCGCCGGGCTGCGATCTGCCCTACGCGACCCCGCCCGCGAACCTCCGCGCGGTCGCCGAAATGGTGCACGACCCCTATGCGCGGGAAACCGCCCGCGCGACGCTCGGCACCCGCCCCGATGAGGACTTCGACGACGTCGCGCTGCCCGACTACGCGGCAGTTGACGGGGTGGTTCTGGACGTGATCACGCTCGATTCCACTTCGTGCGCGCCCTGCCAGTACATGATGGAAGCGGTCCGTCGAGCGGCCGAGGCGAGCGGCTGCCGATGCTTCATCAACGAGCACAAGATCAAGGTCCGCGAGGGCCTCGGCGTGATGAAAAAGCTCGGCGTACGCAACCTGCCGACCGTCTGTATTGACGGCGAGGTGCGGTTTGCCTCGATCATCCCCGACCCGAACCAGCTCATCGCTGCGATCCGGGACGCCGCCGCGCGCCGCGCAGTGTCCGCGAGGGGCGACGCGCCGGCGTCGCGCTGA
- a CDS encoding GTP-binding protein, giving the protein MAEHEGCPMTSHGGRRVPAALVVGFLGSGKTTLLRRIASRPGGHRLLFLVNEFSAADVDGRIVRMDGGEVIELPGGSIFCRCLVSAFVSALQRLADLASERTVDGLVIEASGMADPRVTRELLQETGLDARYELRRIVAVADARRLVRLSRTLPVLRSQIEAADLVLLNKCDLATPVEVEAAERWIREVRPDADVRRCVRAETDADLLATPPAVPEVRGTLASCRDPAFDAIEFSPADDINLEALAAALRLCAPALLRLKGFVRCGGRPLLVQWDGETFSAEPAPGAPVAPLAAVVRGGTADSVRRQLEAVLRPAAT; this is encoded by the coding sequence ATGGCTGAACACGAGGGTTGTCCGATGACGTCGCACGGCGGGCGGCGCGTCCCCGCAGCGCTCGTCGTGGGCTTCCTCGGCAGCGGGAAAACGACGCTGCTGCGGCGGATCGCCAGCCGTCCGGGCGGGCACCGGTTGCTGTTCCTCGTCAACGAGTTCTCCGCCGCGGACGTGGATGGCCGGATTGTGCGAATGGACGGTGGCGAGGTGATCGAACTGCCCGGTGGCAGCATCTTCTGCCGATGTCTGGTCTCCGCGTTTGTGTCCGCGCTGCAGCGCCTGGCCGACCTCGCTAGCGAACGCACGGTGGACGGGCTGGTGATCGAGGCCAGTGGCATGGCCGACCCTCGCGTCACCCGCGAACTGCTGCAGGAGACCGGCCTGGATGCCCGGTATGAGCTGCGGCGGATCGTCGCGGTCGCCGATGCTCGGCGGCTGGTTCGCCTTTCGCGCACACTGCCGGTGCTCCGCTCCCAGATCGAGGCGGCCGACCTTGTTCTGCTCAATAAATGCGACCTGGCGACGCCTGTGGAAGTTGAGGCCGCCGAGCGCTGGATCCGCGAAGTGCGGCCGGACGCCGACGTGCGCCGCTGTGTGCGTGCGGAAACGGATGCCGATCTGCTGGCCACCCCTCCCGCAGTGCCGGAGGTCCGCGGTACGCTCGCGAGCTGTCGCGACCCCGCGTTCGATGCGATCGAGTTCTCCCCCGCCGATGACATCAACCTCGAGGCGCTCGCCGCCGCTCTTCGGCTGTGCGCCCCGGCTCTGCTCCGACTGAAGGGGTTCGTCCGGTGCGGGGGGCGCCCCCTGCTGGTCCAGTGGGATGGTGAAACATTTTCGGCCGAGCCCGCGCCCGGCGCGCCGGTTGCGCCGCTGGCCGCAGTGGTCCGCGGCGGCACCGCGGACAGTGTACGGCGGCAGCTGGAGGCGGTGTTGCGGCCGGCTGCCACCTAG
- a CDS encoding putative DNA modification/repair radical SAM protein: MDLETKLALLSAAAKHDVSCASSGSRRTARSGIGSTIAGGICHTWSDDGRCISLLKILFSNRCAYDCAYCACRASRPGPRATFTVDEVVRLTMEFYRRNYIEGLFLSSAVVGSPDATMEQLVRVVERLRRDEGFRGYIHLKTIPGASPEWVRRAGLFADRLSVNIELPSEASLRRLAPDKSRADILGPMERIAECIAENREDRRRIRCVPAFAPAGQSTQIVIGASPEPDLQILRLSRALYRRYGLRRVYYSAYEPVGDDPRLPSPDQPPDRVREHRLYEADWLVRLYGFEPEELVDESAPNLDRERDPKLAWALRHPERFPVEINHADREELLRVPGIGIKSAARILQTRRFAPLRPEDLAALGVVLRRAWPFIECGGRRVPPPPGAATEALGPHRFLQPELFTSL; the protein is encoded by the coding sequence ATGGACCTCGAAACCAAGCTTGCGCTGCTCTCCGCGGCGGCGAAACACGATGTCTCCTGTGCATCGAGCGGTAGCCGCCGCACCGCCCGCAGCGGAATCGGGTCGACCATCGCGGGCGGGATTTGCCACACGTGGTCGGACGACGGCCGCTGCATTTCGCTGCTGAAGATTCTGTTTTCGAACCGCTGTGCCTACGACTGCGCGTACTGCGCCTGCCGGGCCAGCCGGCCCGGACCCCGCGCGACGTTCACGGTGGACGAAGTCGTGCGGCTCACGATGGAATTCTACCGCCGCAACTACATCGAGGGACTGTTCCTGAGCTCCGCCGTGGTGGGCAGCCCGGATGCGACGATGGAACAGCTCGTGCGCGTCGTGGAACGGCTGCGCCGCGACGAAGGGTTCCGCGGCTACATCCATCTGAAGACGATCCCCGGCGCCAGCCCCGAGTGGGTCAGGCGGGCGGGCCTGTTTGCGGACCGGTTGAGCGTGAACATCGAGCTGCCCAGCGAGGCGTCGCTGCGGCGGCTGGCCCCGGACAAATCTCGCGCGGACATCCTCGGCCCGATGGAGCGGATCGCCGAATGCATTGCGGAAAACCGTGAAGATCGGCGGCGGATCCGGTGCGTGCCGGCATTCGCGCCGGCCGGCCAGAGCACCCAGATCGTCATTGGCGCATCGCCCGAGCCGGACCTGCAGATTTTGCGGCTTTCACGTGCGCTGTACCGGCGCTACGGGCTGCGCCGCGTCTATTACTCCGCCTATGAGCCGGTCGGCGACGATCCCCGCCTACCGTCGCCGGATCAGCCTCCCGACCGCGTGCGGGAACATCGGTTATATGAGGCCGACTGGCTCGTCCGGCTCTACGGGTTTGAACCTGAGGAACTGGTGGACGAGTCGGCGCCGAATCTGGATCGGGAGCGAGATCCGAAACTTGCATGGGCGCTGCGGCACCCCGAGCGGTTTCCGGTGGAGATCAACCACGCCGATCGCGAAGAGCTGCTGCGCGTGCCGGGCATCGGCATCAAGTCCGCCGCGCGAATTCTGCAGACCCGCCGCTTCGCACCGTTGCGGCCCGAGGACCTCGCGGCGCTCGGTGTCGTGCTGCGGCGCGCGTGGCCGTTCATCGAGTGCGGCGGCCGCCGCGTGCCACCACCGCCGGGCGCGGCGACGGAGGCGCTCGGCCCACACCGGTTTCTGCAGCCCGAGCTGTTCACGTCGCTGTGA
- a CDS encoding TIGR03915 family putative DNA repair protein, with protein sequence MTTTTIRHDGSADGLLCALAAALRSGETTIVEGPSGGVAEQLPLGETSVPADSGTAETFLRELRQQLGDRWVRRVLRLCCAEDPSRDRLLLEWLRLAQRYGADVDGYHAHPVVRAARRLERRVSLETHRFQGLLRFRRLATGRLWGPIEPDHDIVPLLAPFFRHRLGAEAWLIHDVRRGYGIGWTPPALELRGWTAAEIERELAGGLHASELAYQSLWRTFYRSVSIAARRSPRLQRRCMPVRYWRHLVEQPGEGGEATATR encoded by the coding sequence GTGACAACAACGACGATCCGCCATGACGGTTCGGCTGACGGTCTCCTCTGCGCACTCGCCGCTGCGCTGCGGAGCGGTGAAACCACCATCGTCGAGGGCCCCTCGGGTGGCGTCGCAGAGCAGCTCCCGCTGGGCGAAACGTCGGTACCCGCGGACTCCGGTACTGCGGAGACGTTCCTGCGGGAGCTGCGGCAGCAGCTCGGCGACCGCTGGGTGCGGCGCGTGTTGCGGCTTTGCTGTGCGGAGGATCCCAGCCGCGATCGGCTTTTGCTGGAATGGCTTCGGCTCGCGCAACGGTACGGAGCGGACGTGGATGGATACCATGCGCATCCGGTCGTCCGTGCGGCGCGGCGGCTGGAGCGGCGCGTTTCGCTGGAAACTCACCGGTTTCAGGGCCTCCTCCGGTTCCGACGGCTCGCGACCGGCCGCCTCTGGGGGCCGATTGAACCGGATCATGACATTGTGCCGCTGTTGGCCCCCTTTTTCCGCCACCGCCTCGGCGCGGAAGCGTGGCTGATCCATGATGTCCGGCGCGGCTACGGCATTGGCTGGACACCCCCCGCGCTGGAATTGCGCGGCTGGACGGCCGCTGAAATTGAGAGGGAGCTTGCCGGCGGACTGCACGCTTCCGAACTCGCGTATCAATCGCTTTGGCGGACGTTCTACCGCTCCGTCTCGATCGCGGCGCGCCGTTCGCCGCGTCTGCAGCGCCGCTGCATGCCGGTACGTTACTGGCGCCATCTCGTGGAGCAGCCCGGCGAGGGCGGTGAGGCGACCGCCACGCGCTGA
- a CDS encoding sulfatase yields the protein MNRPMLLFLLLAVVARGAPGLPDTSRMNILLIDIEDCNAAALGCYGNPICRTPNLDRLCASGVRFDAAYVQGIACNPSRTSFLTGLRPRTTGVLSNQDVMEKHLPPGTITLPEALKAAGFQLANVGKLFHGDYGLRRLAAFDRLEHCQRPPGWSGPPPILSFPARNRSVAQNPPPRDTNSAEYREWKRRMSDRYGDSGLDWEEEGDYRMAATAAALIREYAKTGQRFFLSVAQSRPHTPLLAPKRFLQMYDSEKIPDPPAPPSALRHFPYMRRATGGNPDIFTQRQPSPREAREAIAAYYACLSMVDANVGLLLDALDQTGLATNTIVVFLADHGFHLGDHGFWSKYSMLEATHRAPLIVRVPGAPGNGRPCRSFVEFIDLMPTLCELAGVRLPPNLEGISFAPLLADPDRPWKTAVFITEGDSERGDGVRTAKYRYLEFEKGEMTAALFDLERDPWETNNVADDPAYAQIRAEMASLLRAGWRAALPAGVAVPPAAGGTLP from the coding sequence GTGAACCGACCGATGCTATTGTTTCTGCTGCTGGCAGTGGTCGCGCGCGGCGCTCCCGGTCTGCCCGACACCAGCCGGATGAACATTCTGCTGATTGACATCGAGGACTGTAATGCCGCCGCACTCGGCTGCTACGGAAATCCGATCTGCCGCACACCCAATCTGGACCGCCTCTGCGCCAGTGGGGTTCGCTTCGACGCGGCCTACGTGCAGGGGATCGCCTGCAATCCCTCGCGCACATCGTTCCTCACCGGCCTGCGACCGCGCACCACCGGCGTGCTATCCAATCAGGACGTCATGGAGAAGCATCTGCCACCGGGCACGATCACCCTGCCAGAGGCGCTGAAGGCGGCGGGCTTCCAGCTCGCGAACGTCGGCAAACTGTTTCACGGTGACTACGGCCTACGCCGCCTCGCCGCGTTCGATCGTCTCGAACACTGCCAGCGCCCCCCGGGCTGGAGTGGCCCACCGCCAATCCTCTCGTTCCCGGCGCGTAACCGCTCGGTAGCGCAGAACCCGCCACCTCGAGACACCAACAGCGCCGAGTACCGTGAGTGGAAACGGCGCATGTCCGATCGTTACGGCGATTCCGGCCTCGACTGGGAGGAGGAGGGCGACTACCGCATGGCCGCCACCGCCGCGGCGCTGATCCGCGAGTACGCAAAGACCGGCCAGCGCTTTTTTCTGTCGGTCGCACAATCCCGCCCGCACACACCACTGCTTGCTCCCAAACGGTTCCTCCAGATGTATGACTCGGAGAAAATCCCTGATCCTCCCGCGCCACCCTCCGCGCTCCGGCATTTTCCGTATATGAGGCGCGCGACGGGCGGCAATCCGGATATCTTCACGCAGCGTCAGCCAAGCCCCCGCGAAGCGCGCGAGGCCATCGCGGCCTACTACGCATGTCTTTCCATGGTGGACGCGAACGTCGGTCTCCTGCTGGACGCTCTGGACCAGACCGGACTGGCGACGAACACGATCGTGGTGTTCCTGGCCGACCACGGCTTCCACCTTGGCGATCACGGGTTCTGGTCGAAGTACTCCATGCTCGAAGCCACTCACCGCGCGCCGCTGATCGTCCGTGTGCCCGGTGCGCCCGGCAACGGTCGGCCCTGCCGGAGCTTCGTGGAATTCATTGACCTGATGCCCACTCTCTGTGAGCTGGCCGGCGTGCGGCTGCCGCCGAATCTCGAGGGCATCAGTTTCGCGCCGTTGCTGGCGGACCCCGACCGACCCTGGAAGACGGCGGTCTTCATCACAGAGGGCGACTCGGAGCGGGGCGATGGCGTGCGGACTGCGAAGTACCGCTATCTGGAGTTTGAGAAAGGTGAGATGACCGCCGCGCTGTTCGATCTCGAACGCGACCCCTGGGAAACGAATAACGTGGCCGACGACCCGGCGTACGCCCAAATCCGCGCGGAGATGGCCTCGCTGCTTAGAGCTGGTTGGCGCGCCGCGCTCCCCGCCGGTGTCGCGGTTCCGCCGGCAGCCGGCGGGACCTTGCCGTAG